One window of the Rhizorhabdus dicambivorans genome contains the following:
- a CDS encoding N-acyl-D-amino-acid deacylase family protein, whose translation MHDLVVRGGTIVDGTGKPAYGGDVAIDGGILTAVSGRAGPARREIDASGAIVTPGFVDIHTHYDGQATWDPLMSPSCWHGVTTALFGNCGVGFAPVRPEHRGPLIELMEGVEDIPGITLAEGLKWDWESFPEYLNALDRLPRVMDVAAQIPHHPLRVYVMGERGLRRERATAEDIAAMFRLTEEALRAGAFGFTTSRTQSHRTVKGDLVPGQNADVEELLGIGRAFGRVGRGVFGMMSDFVDETAEFAWLERLVRENGCPAWFLLTDHPSDPDRWRRLAEHMRQSRVKGLPIFAEVAGRPVGVLLAANTSINPFSMRPSYQALLDMSPDDRLTEMRKPATRARILADAVPASFRETAAPLLWEIATGWDRMYVMGETLDYEPSPDKSVAAIARATNRLPDEVAYDYLANSAEHFLFYPTTGYTQGDHDVIAELLQADGAILGLGDAGAHCGMIVDASLPTFMLTHWSRDRSRGPRLGLEQVVRMQTSATAGFYGFHDRGALKPGLRADLNVIDLPSLTLEAPEVVHDLPAQGRRLIQKARGYVATVAGGVPTFERGEHTGALPGRLVRAA comes from the coding sequence ATGCATGATCTCGTCGTTCGTGGCGGCACCATCGTCGATGGAACTGGCAAACCCGCTTATGGTGGCGATGTCGCAATCGACGGCGGCATCCTGACTGCGGTTTCCGGGCGGGCAGGCCCCGCCCGGCGCGAGATCGATGCGAGCGGTGCCATCGTCACGCCGGGATTCGTGGATATCCACACCCATTATGACGGTCAGGCGACTTGGGATCCGCTCATGTCGCCGTCCTGCTGGCATGGGGTGACGACAGCGCTGTTCGGCAATTGCGGTGTCGGCTTTGCGCCGGTGCGGCCTGAACATCGCGGGCCGCTGATCGAACTGATGGAGGGTGTCGAGGATATTCCCGGTATCACCCTGGCCGAGGGTTTGAAATGGGATTGGGAAAGCTTTCCCGAATATCTCAACGCGCTCGATCGACTGCCCCGGGTGATGGACGTCGCCGCGCAAATCCCCCATCACCCGTTGCGTGTCTATGTGATGGGCGAAAGGGGCCTTAGGCGCGAACGAGCCACGGCCGAGGACATTGCGGCGATGTTCCGCCTCACCGAGGAAGCATTGCGTGCGGGTGCGTTCGGCTTCACCACCTCGCGCACCCAGTCGCATCGTACTGTGAAGGGTGATCTGGTTCCCGGGCAGAATGCCGATGTCGAGGAATTGCTCGGCATCGGTCGCGCCTTCGGCCGCGTTGGACGTGGTGTATTCGGAATGATGAGCGATTTCGTAGACGAAACGGCCGAGTTTGCCTGGCTCGAGCGGTTGGTCCGGGAGAATGGCTGTCCGGCCTGGTTCCTGCTGACCGATCATCCATCCGATCCCGATCGCTGGCGGCGCCTCGCCGAACATATGCGGCAATCGCGCGTCAAGGGCTTGCCGATCTTCGCAGAGGTGGCTGGCCGTCCGGTCGGCGTGCTCCTCGCGGCCAATACCAGCATCAACCCCTTTTCGATGCGGCCGAGCTATCAAGCGCTGCTGGATATGTCACCGGACGATCGACTGACCGAAATGCGTAAGCCCGCCACGCGTGCCCGAATCCTGGCCGATGCGGTGCCGGCGAGTTTTCGCGAAACGGCGGCGCCGCTTCTTTGGGAGATCGCGACCGGCTGGGACAGGATGTACGTCATGGGTGAAACGCTCGACTATGAGCCTTCGCCTGACAAAAGCGTGGCCGCGATCGCCCGAGCCACGAACCGGCTGCCTGATGAGGTGGCTTACGACTATCTGGCGAATTCGGCTGAGCATTTCCTCTTCTATCCGACGACCGGCTACACCCAGGGTGATCACGATGTCATCGCGGAGCTCCTGCAGGCCGATGGCGCTATCCTTGGTCTGGGCGACGCGGGCGCGCATTGCGGCATGATCGTAGACGCGAGCCTGCCGACGTTCATGCTCACTCACTGGAGTCGGGACCGGTCGCGCGGGCCGCGGCTCGGCCTCGAGCAGGTGGTTCGGATGCAGACCTCCGCCACGGCTGGATTTTATGGTTTTCATGATCGTGGCGCCCTGAAACCTGGCCTTCGGGCCGATCTCAACGTGATCGATCTGCCCTCGTTGACCCTGGAGGCCCCGGAGGTCGTCCACGACCTCCCGGCGCAAGGCCGTCGGCTCATCCAGAAGGCGAGGGGCTATGTCGCGACCGTGGCGGGGGGCGTGCCCACCTTCGAGCGGGGCGAACATACCGGCGCATTGCCGGGGCGTCTGGTGCGCGCGGCATGA
- a CDS encoding FAD-dependent monooxygenase yields the protein METLTVPVLIVGGGPTGLALANELGWRGIRCMLIDEGQGEIPFPAGENIFSRTMEHLRRWGLADRVRYSGGFPPDRKKSIVFATSMFGRALATFEKESNADEPTSSAATPEGTLIMPKMDFDRALRAQAEALPSCDIRFGARLIRFHDTGDGVESLLEKDGYQFTVAARYLVGCDGARSVVRRALDIDLEGSFAQGWNFAIFFRCAELDAALSRHYGVSITQLHTVNSEGKPYLTVVNGTDLWRLSIYTDEEVSPDARDVLNRVLPGRSCEILKAQSWAGHRVVAKHYRRGNIFLAGDAAHLRWPKGGFGANTGIGDAIDLGWKLAAVLDGWAAPEILDSYEAERRPVAIRNVNEASINRRLDAAIVPDPALDREGAEGEIARAALANRLHALRLREFATEGIQLGYRYAASPICADDGTLEPPDDHMLYLPTTWPGARAPHFWMNPGESILDRFGRGFVMVRFDRSIGLEELEVAAARRKLPISVVDIADPDARTLYENRLVLVRPDGHVAWRGDVAPKDPLGLVDLVRGAADNRRQRKMGRGVAEAGGQEVEHA from the coding sequence ATGGAAACTCTAACCGTACCAGTTCTGATTGTCGGCGGCGGGCCGACTGGTCTGGCTCTCGCTAACGAACTGGGCTGGCGTGGTATCCGCTGCATGCTGATAGATGAGGGTCAGGGTGAGATTCCCTTTCCGGCCGGGGAAAATATCTTCTCCCGGACAATGGAACATCTGCGACGCTGGGGGCTGGCTGACCGCGTCCGCTATTCGGGCGGTTTCCCGCCGGATCGCAAGAAGTCGATCGTATTCGCCACATCGATGTTCGGTCGCGCGCTGGCCACATTCGAGAAAGAATCCAATGCGGATGAACCGACATCTTCGGCTGCCACGCCGGAGGGGACGCTCATCATGCCGAAAATGGATTTCGATCGGGCGTTGCGCGCCCAGGCGGAAGCTCTTCCGTCCTGCGATATCCGCTTCGGAGCTCGTCTGATCCGATTCCACGATACGGGAGATGGAGTAGAATCGCTTTTAGAGAAGGACGGGTACCAGTTTACTGTGGCCGCACGCTATCTCGTAGGCTGCGATGGCGCCCGCAGCGTGGTGAGGCGGGCGCTCGATATCGACCTAGAGGGGTCTTTCGCGCAAGGCTGGAATTTTGCCATCTTCTTCCGTTGCGCCGAACTGGATGCGGCCCTGAGCCGGCATTACGGCGTCAGCATCACCCAGCTACACACCGTGAACAGCGAGGGTAAACCATATTTGACGGTCGTTAATGGTACGGATCTTTGGCGTCTGTCCATCTACACCGATGAGGAGGTCAGCCCCGACGCTCGCGATGTGCTGAATCGCGTGCTGCCGGGCAGGTCCTGCGAGATATTGAAGGCGCAGTCCTGGGCAGGGCACCGGGTCGTCGCGAAGCATTATCGCCGCGGCAACATTTTCCTGGCGGGCGACGCCGCCCATCTACGTTGGCCCAAAGGGGGCTTCGGGGCGAATACCGGAATTGGTGACGCCATCGATCTTGGCTGGAAACTTGCCGCCGTCCTCGACGGCTGGGCCGCTCCGGAAATCCTCGACAGCTATGAGGCTGAACGGCGGCCGGTCGCCATTCGCAACGTCAACGAGGCATCGATTAATCGCCGTCTTGACGCAGCTATCGTTCCGGATCCGGCGCTCGATCGCGAGGGTGCCGAGGGTGAAATCGCGCGCGCCGCTCTGGCGAACCGACTGCACGCGTTACGCCTTCGCGAGTTCGCGACCGAGGGGATTCAACTCGGCTATCGCTATGCAGCTTCGCCGATCTGTGCGGATGACGGAACGCTGGAGCCGCCCGATGATCACATGCTTTATTTGCCGACGACATGGCCGGGCGCGCGGGCACCGCATTTCTGGATGAACCCAGGCGAGTCTATTCTCGATCGGTTCGGCCGTGGATTCGTCATGGTGCGGTTCGATCGAAGTATCGGGTTGGAGGAGCTTGAGGTTGCGGCAGCGCGGCGCAAGTTGCCGATATCAGTGGTCGACATCGCCGATCCCGATGCTCGCACTCTCTATGAAAACCGGCTCGTGCTGGTGCGGCCGGACGGACATGTAGCCTGGCGAGGGGACGTTGCACCAAAAGATCCGCTCGGACTGGTCGACCTCGTGCGTGGGGCAGCGGACAATCGGCGGCAGCGGAAGATGGGGCGGGGTGTGGCCGAGGCAGGGGGACAGGAGGTCGAGCATGCTTGA
- a CDS encoding alpha/beta hydrolase, which yields MLEQKVSFDVEDVEYLRHGDLGLLARLYRPAAVDRGAAVIEVHGGAWSKFDRTRGRHLHEALAARGIFVMAIDFRQGADHPHPASVQDINYAIRWLKRNSDAFGVDPDRIALSGNSTGGHLAMLTAMRSSRSEYAALMLPGDLSQPDASVRAVVMLWPVINPLSRYRFAQMKCLDVEPPYWARDIVQCHDGYWRTEERMAEANPMLILDRGEPVTLPPALWIRASGDDVHDYRDPDGSFDGLEAERFVSLYQAAGGRLDLRVFDAPMMFTTVHPTLPESAAALDQIGDFVLEHTAPPRS from the coding sequence ATGCTTGAGCAGAAAGTGTCCTTTGACGTCGAGGATGTTGAGTATCTTCGCCACGGCGATCTGGGCCTGCTCGCTAGACTATACCGTCCTGCCGCCGTAGATCGCGGTGCGGCAGTGATCGAGGTCCATGGCGGTGCGTGGTCCAAGTTCGACCGGACCCGCGGCCGGCATCTGCACGAGGCGCTGGCGGCACGCGGAATCTTTGTGATGGCGATTGATTTTCGCCAGGGCGCGGACCACCCGCACCCAGCCAGCGTGCAGGACATTAATTACGCGATCCGTTGGCTTAAGCGGAATTCGGATGCGTTTGGTGTCGACCCCGATCGCATCGCCCTGTCGGGCAACTCAACCGGCGGTCATCTGGCGATGCTCACTGCGATGCGATCCTCCCGATCCGAATACGCAGCGCTCATGCTGCCCGGTGACCTGTCCCAGCCGGATGCCAGCGTCCGCGCGGTTGTGATGCTGTGGCCGGTCATCAATCCACTGAGCCGCTACCGGTTTGCCCAGATGAAATGCCTTGATGTCGAGCCGCCTTACTGGGCCAGGGATATTGTTCAATGCCATGATGGATATTGGCGGACCGAGGAGCGGATGGCTGAGGCTAACCCGATGCTCATCCTCGATCGCGGGGAGCCGGTGACGCTTCCACCCGCGCTTTGGATACGCGCCAGCGGAGACGACGTTCACGACTATCGCGATCCGGATGGAAGCTTCGATGGGCTGGAGGCGGAGCGATTCGTTTCGCTATACCAAGCAGCCGGAGGGCGCTTGGACCTGCGGGTCTTCGATGCGCCCATGATGTTCACCACGGTCCATCCGACTCTACCGGAATCGGCGGCAGCTCTCGACCAGATCGGCGATTTTGTGCTGGAGCATACGGCTCCTCCGCGAAGCTGA
- a CDS encoding MFS transporter, translated as MAAYVVSFLDRNVLSLLVEPIKRDLDLTDTEISLLQGLAFTILYVTASVPMGRIVDLRRRTRVAATGIAFWSMMTAGCGLVRSFLGLFACRVGVGLGEAALAPAAYSLLADSFPPKRRGIALAVFATGLYVGSGLALVIGGIVTGLVKDGTDIVLPIVGAVRGWQAVFLVVALPGLIMTPLILLLPEPPRRGTWAKGGTAIPLGQVVAYFRQNGRTLACLIFCHGLIATAVYAVQGWVPTLFIRVYGWSAPEIGHAYGLILVLCGSAGIIVGGLLGDWSRTRFENGRVRIQASAGALMLPFAVAFPLMPTPELALAMLAPLTFFGTFTSVTVTPALLEIMPNRMRGTATATSLAVSNVCGIGFGTTAVALFTDFVLHDEKSIWISLAVVPPVALIGSALLGAGALGSYRQSLRNEAFWTSSQRNIDHA; from the coding sequence ATGGCGGCCTATGTCGTCTCCTTCCTGGATCGGAACGTACTTTCGCTGCTGGTTGAGCCGATCAAGCGCGATCTCGATCTTACCGACACGGAGATCAGCCTGCTCCAGGGGCTCGCCTTCACGATTCTCTACGTGACGGCCAGTGTGCCCATGGGGCGGATCGTTGATCTTCGCCGCCGAACACGTGTCGCAGCCACCGGAATTGCTTTTTGGAGCATGATGACTGCCGGTTGTGGGCTGGTCCGCAGTTTCTTGGGGCTGTTCGCCTGCCGTGTCGGCGTCGGTCTGGGGGAGGCGGCGCTGGCGCCGGCGGCCTATTCGCTGCTCGCCGATTCCTTTCCCCCGAAGCGGCGCGGTATCGCCCTCGCGGTGTTCGCCACCGGCCTTTATGTCGGATCCGGGCTGGCGCTGGTCATCGGTGGGATCGTGACCGGCCTGGTCAAGGATGGCACGGATATCGTCCTGCCCATCGTCGGAGCCGTGCGAGGCTGGCAGGCGGTCTTCCTCGTCGTGGCGCTACCCGGCCTGATCATGACGCCGCTGATCCTGCTGCTGCCCGAACCGCCGCGGCGTGGCACCTGGGCCAAGGGAGGCACCGCCATTCCGCTCGGCCAGGTTGTTGCCTATTTCCGGCAGAATGGGCGCACCTTGGCCTGCCTGATCTTCTGCCACGGGCTGATCGCGACCGCAGTCTATGCTGTGCAGGGCTGGGTGCCCACTCTTTTTATCCGGGTCTATGGCTGGTCGGCGCCCGAGATCGGCCACGCCTATGGATTGATCCTGGTCCTGTGCGGATCTGCGGGAATCATCGTTGGAGGTTTGCTCGGCGACTGGTCCCGAACCCGTTTCGAGAATGGCCGGGTACGGATTCAGGCCAGTGCCGGTGCTCTTATGCTGCCTTTCGCGGTCGCCTTTCCGCTAATGCCTACGCCGGAACTTGCCCTGGCGATGCTGGCGCCGCTCACCTTCTTCGGTACCTTCACCTCGGTTACCGTCACGCCGGCCCTCCTCGAGATCATGCCCAATCGGATGCGCGGAACGGCCACTGCGACCAGCCTGGCGGTCTCCAACGTCTGCGGGATCGGCTTCGGCACCACTGCGGTCGCCCTGTTCACCGATTTCGTGCTGCACGACGAGAAGTCGATCTGGATATCGCTGGCGGTTGTGCCGCCAGTTGCATTGATCGGATCGGCTCTCCTGGGAGCAGGGGCGCTCGGCTCCTATCGGCAAAGTTTGCGGAATGAAGCTTTCTGGACTTCCTCGCAGAGGAATATCGACCATGCATGA
- a CDS encoding fatty acyl-CoA synthetase — protein MIDSPVVGRARARSISDILRLQAARNPGRIALCFEEQEDSFADLDDLVSRAASALRAAGVETGDRVALFSRNNRHFIILRFAIIRAGAIFTPINFMLNADEVAYILDHAGPSVVIAEDALCGVVEEALRLLSDPRVVRAYIPSAGNQIPARWISVEDWLSRPSGGAPAVIRDEDDPVQLMYTSGTESRPKGALLSSRALFAQYLSCIVDGGMDAEDVELHCLPLYHCAQLDCFLTVDLYIGAKSILMRTPDPARMLEAIERERVTKLFCPPTVWISLLRHPDFERRDLSSLTKGYYGASIMPVAVIEELSRRLPTVRLWNLYGQTELAPVAAILKPQEQFAKLGSAGRPVLNVETRVVDEHDRPVAVGLVGEIVHRSPQAMLGYYRDDEKTAEAFKGGWFHSGDLGRFDEDGYLYIVDRKKDMIKSGGENVASREVEEVIFAHPAVAEVAVFGLPDDKWIEAVTAAVVLRENAVIGAKELADHCRPRLASYKQPKTIYLVDRLPKNASGKILKRELRESYLR, from the coding sequence ATGATTGATTCGCCTGTCGTGGGTCGGGCACGAGCCCGTAGCATCAGCGATATCCTGCGCCTGCAAGCGGCGCGGAATCCCGGCAGAATCGCGCTATGTTTCGAAGAACAGGAAGACAGTTTCGCCGATCTCGATGATCTGGTTAGCCGGGCCGCCAGTGCACTGCGGGCGGCCGGCGTCGAGACGGGCGACCGCGTTGCACTGTTTTCACGTAACAATCGCCATTTCATCATCCTCCGTTTCGCGATCATACGTGCGGGCGCGATCTTCACGCCGATCAATTTCATGCTCAACGCCGATGAGGTCGCTTATATTCTCGATCATGCCGGCCCTTCCGTGGTCATAGCTGAGGATGCGCTGTGCGGCGTGGTCGAGGAAGCCCTCAGGCTACTCTCCGACCCGCGGGTGGTAAGGGCCTATATCCCGTCGGCTGGCAATCAAATTCCGGCCAGGTGGATCTCCGTCGAGGATTGGCTGTCGCGCCCAAGCGGAGGCGCGCCGGCTGTAATCCGCGATGAAGACGATCCTGTCCAGCTCATGTACACCAGTGGCACGGAGTCGCGACCTAAAGGTGCTCTGCTCAGTTCGCGAGCGCTGTTCGCGCAATATCTGAGCTGCATCGTCGATGGCGGCATGGATGCTGAAGATGTAGAGCTTCACTGCTTGCCGCTCTATCATTGCGCTCAGCTAGATTGCTTCCTTACCGTAGATTTATACATCGGTGCGAAAAGCATCCTCATGCGCACGCCTGATCCTGCTCGGATGCTGGAAGCGATCGAGCGCGAACGTGTGACCAAGCTGTTCTGTCCGCCGACGGTGTGGATATCGCTGCTGCGCCATCCCGACTTCGAGCGTCGCGATCTGTCGAGTCTCACCAAGGGCTATTATGGGGCGTCTATCATGCCGGTAGCCGTGATCGAGGAGTTGTCCCGAAGGTTGCCGACAGTGCGTCTCTGGAACTTATATGGTCAGACCGAATTGGCGCCCGTCGCGGCAATATTGAAGCCCCAAGAACAATTCGCGAAGCTAGGCTCTGCCGGCCGTCCCGTGCTCAATGTCGAAACCCGTGTGGTTGACGAGCATGATCGCCCTGTCGCTGTTGGCCTGGTGGGCGAGATCGTGCATCGCAGTCCACAGGCAATGCTTGGCTATTATCGCGATGATGAAAAGACAGCCGAAGCGTTTAAAGGTGGCTGGTTCCACAGCGGCGATTTGGGCCGCTTTGACGAGGATGGATATCTCTATATCGTCGATCGAAAGAAGGATATGATCAAGTCGGGTGGTGAGAATGTGGCAAGCCGCGAGGTCGAAGAAGTCATCTTCGCTCACCCCGCCGTTGCCGAGGTTGCTGTCTTCGGCCTGCCCGATGACAAGTGGATTGAAGCTGTTACCGCAGCCGTGGTTTTGCGAGAGAATGCTGTGATCGGGGCAAAAGAACTTGCCGATCACTGCCGGCCGAGGCTCGCGTCTTACAAGCAGCCTAAAACTATATACTTGGTAGATCGCTTGCCTAAAAATGCAAGTGGGAAAATATTGAAGCGCGAGTTGCGGGAAAGCTATTTACGGTAG
- a CDS encoding N-acyl-D-amino-acid deacylase family protein — translation MHDLVISGGTIVDGLGTPAYRGDIAISEGRLISVGGTAGPARERIDANGLIVTPGFVDIHTHYDGQATWDAMLVPSCWHGVTTALFGNCGVGFAPVRAEHRQRLIELMEGVEEIPGLTLAAGLDWQWQTFPEYLDVLERLPRAFDIGAQVPHHALRVYVMGERGLRREPATGEDIARMRELTEEALRAGAFGFTTSRTNAHKTRAGEMVPARNAERDELVEIGLALGAVGHGAFGMLTDFDDVDDEFAWMTDLSIRTGRPVYFLLGQSTRDPAGWRKMLRRVQHSREKGGHVHAMVGGRPVGVLLGIDTELNPFSIRPSYEPLLQLPVGERLKQLRCPDVRAKILADSPSPALLARFSALRQVITERWDLLFVMGDELDYEPGPENSVAAIAAQQGRMPEDVAYDVITASEDSFLFFPISGYAEGDHEVIRAMIEDEGTILGLSDAGAHCGSIVDASLPSYMISHWARDRIRGPRLPLERVVQMQTSETAHFYGLYDRGALVPGRRADINVIDLDKLTLGLPEMKYDLPAGGRRLVQRSRGYRATIVAGQITFEHGEHTGRMPGKLVRAGNLSII, via the coding sequence ATGCATGATCTGGTTATCAGCGGCGGAACGATCGTCGACGGTCTGGGTACTCCCGCCTATCGCGGCGATATCGCTATCTCCGAAGGGCGGCTCATATCGGTGGGCGGTACGGCTGGGCCCGCACGGGAAAGGATCGATGCCAATGGCCTGATCGTCACGCCGGGGTTTGTCGACATCCACACCCATTATGACGGTCAGGCAACTTGGGACGCGATGCTGGTGCCATCTTGCTGGCATGGCGTAACTACGGCGCTGTTCGGAAATTGCGGCGTCGGCTTCGCGCCGGTGCGGGCGGAGCACCGGCAGCGGCTGATCGAATTGATGGAGGGCGTAGAGGAGATACCCGGCTTGACGCTTGCCGCAGGCCTCGATTGGCAATGGCAAACCTTCCCCGAATATCTTGACGTTCTGGAGCGTTTGCCGAGAGCCTTCGATATTGGCGCGCAGGTCCCGCACCATGCCTTGCGCGTCTACGTAATGGGTGAGCGCGGTCTGCGCCGGGAGCCGGCGACCGGTGAAGACATCGCTCGGATGCGCGAACTGACCGAGGAGGCTCTTCGGGCCGGCGCGTTTGGCTTCACGACATCGCGAACGAATGCGCACAAGACACGCGCGGGCGAAATGGTGCCGGCGCGCAATGCCGAGCGGGATGAACTCGTCGAGATCGGTCTGGCATTGGGTGCCGTAGGCCATGGCGCGTTCGGCATGCTGACCGATTTCGACGACGTCGACGACGAATTCGCGTGGATGACGGACCTGTCGATCCGGACGGGGCGGCCCGTTTACTTCCTTTTGGGACAAAGCACCCGCGATCCAGCCGGTTGGCGGAAAATGTTGCGCCGGGTGCAACATTCCCGGGAAAAGGGCGGACATGTCCACGCGATGGTCGGAGGCCGGCCGGTGGGTGTGCTGCTCGGCATCGATACCGAGCTGAATCCCTTTTCGATCCGGCCCAGCTATGAGCCGCTGCTGCAATTGCCAGTCGGCGAGCGGCTCAAGCAGCTTCGCTGCCCGGATGTCCGGGCCAAAATCCTTGCGGATTCGCCTTCTCCCGCGCTCCTCGCGCGTTTTTCGGCTCTCCGCCAGGTGATCACGGAGAGATGGGATCTGCTGTTCGTGATGGGCGATGAGCTGGATTACGAACCCGGGCCCGAAAACAGCGTCGCAGCCATTGCCGCGCAACAGGGGCGTATGCCGGAGGATGTCGCTTATGACGTGATCACCGCTTCCGAAGACTCGTTCCTGTTCTTTCCGATTTCGGGTTATGCGGAAGGTGACCACGAAGTGATCCGCGCTATGATCGAGGATGAGGGGACAATCCTTGGCCTCAGCGACGCGGGCGCGCATTGTGGTTCGATCGTAGATGCCAGCCTGCCTAGCTACATGATCAGCCATTGGGCACGGGACCGTATCCGTGGCCCCCGTTTGCCGCTGGAGCGCGTCGTTCAGATGCAGACGTCCGAAACGGCCCATTTCTATGGGCTGTACGATCGTGGCGCGCTTGTCCCAGGGCGACGTGCTGACATCAACGTCATCGATCTCGACAAGCTCACGCTTGGCTTGCCGGAAATGAAATATGATTTGCCTGCCGGTGGCCGCCGGCTGGTGCAACGCTCGCGCGGCTACAGGGCTACGATTGTTGCTGGCCAGATTACCTTCGAACATGGGGAACACACCGGTCGCATGCCAGGAAAATTAGTTCGAGCAGGCAATCTCTCTATCATATAG
- a CDS encoding glycosyltransferase, with protein MVGPTAATASAQRRGAPLKILALTNLFPSPSRPGNGVFLKHRLQHLSRLPGVEMRLIAPVPWFPSTARIFGQYAKLAQTPRDDDTSGIPARFIRYPMLPKISMWITPLSIALSALKAIRDMKRSGFEPDVIDAYYLYPDGVAACLLGVWLRKPVMLTALGTDATQIARQPIPGALICWAARRAIAVTAVCHALIDQLIGCGIAPEKLTVVQHGVDLELFSPPHDRDALRQTFGLKRFTMISVGHLSQNKGQHLAIRALTEIPDVDLLIVGDGPERDRLRALASDLGATDRVRFIGSVDQPHLALLMGAADLLVSCSEYEGISNVLLEALACGTPVAATPVWGSPEIVADPKIGLLFKERSGGAIADGIRSVMRHSWDRSYIRHYSLRYDWAATAEQHRCVMLQGLGAAKALPDRPSAMADGSPMADDCQALVTSSAYIAGSVR; from the coding sequence ATGGTTGGACCGACGGCGGCAACAGCTTCCGCTCAGCGCAGGGGCGCACCGCTCAAAATCCTGGCGCTGACCAATCTTTTTCCAAGCCCGTCTCGACCAGGCAACGGCGTCTTCCTTAAACATCGGCTGCAGCACCTCTCCCGCTTGCCAGGCGTGGAGATGCGCCTGATAGCGCCTGTCCCATGGTTCCCTTCCACAGCGCGGATCTTCGGCCAATACGCCAAGCTGGCGCAGACCCCGCGCGATGACGACACGAGCGGCATCCCCGCCCGCTTCATTCGCTATCCGATGCTGCCCAAGATCAGCATGTGGATCACCCCGCTCAGCATCGCTCTGTCGGCTCTAAAAGCTATAAGAGACATGAAGCGATCTGGCTTCGAGCCCGATGTCATCGACGCCTATTATCTCTATCCGGATGGAGTCGCCGCATGTCTGCTGGGCGTGTGGCTCAGAAAACCGGTCATGCTCACAGCCTTGGGCACCGACGCCACCCAGATCGCCAGGCAGCCCATCCCAGGCGCCCTCATCTGCTGGGCAGCCCGCCGCGCCATCGCGGTCACCGCCGTCTGCCACGCGCTGATCGATCAACTCATTGGCTGCGGCATTGCGCCCGAGAAGCTGACCGTCGTGCAGCACGGCGTCGATCTCGAGCTGTTCAGCCCTCCCCATGACAGGGATGCCCTGCGCCAGACCTTTGGCCTGAAGCGCTTCACCATGATCTCAGTCGGCCATCTGTCCCAGAACAAGGGTCAGCATCTCGCAATCCGCGCCTTGACTGAGATCCCCGACGTCGATCTCCTCATCGTCGGCGACGGCCCCGAACGCGACAGGCTGCGGGCGCTGGCGAGCGACCTCGGCGCTACCGACAGGGTGCGCTTCATCGGTTCGGTCGACCAGCCCCATCTGGCCCTGCTGATGGGTGCTGCCGATCTTTTGGTTAGCTGCTCGGAATATGAGGGTATCTCCAACGTTCTGTTGGAAGCCCTAGCTTGTGGGACGCCGGTCGCCGCAACCCCGGTCTGGGGATCGCCCGAGATCGTCGCTGACCCCAAAATCGGGCTCCTGTTCAAAGAGCGATCAGGCGGTGCCATCGCGGACGGTATCCGATCTGTCATGCGACATTCGTGGGACCGCAGCTATATCCGGCACTATTCGCTACGTTATGACTGGGCAGCCACCGCCGAGCAGCACCGCTGCGTCATGCTGCAGGGCCTTGGCGCTGCGAAGGCCCTGCCCGATCGGCCATCGGCAATGGCTGATGGCTCTCCTATGGCTGACGATTGCCAGGCCTTGGTAACGAGCTCCGCTTACATCGCGGGGTCGGTCCGATGA